A stretch of DNA from Thiothrix subterranea:
CAATGGGGTGATGTTATCCGGCGGGCAGCGTCAACGTTTGTCGATTGCGCGGGCGATTCTCTCGAATGCGCCGGTGTTGATTTTGGATGAGGCAACGTCGGCGCTGGATACGGAATCCGAGCGCCATATTCAAGCGGCGTTGGATAATTTGCTCAGTAACCGCACCACGTTCATGATTGCGCACCGTTTGTCGACGATTGAGAATGCTGACCGCATTTTGGTGATGCAAGACGGTGAAATCATTGAATCCGGCAAGCATGGTGAATTGCTGGCGCTGAATGGGCAGTATGCACGCTTGCACGCGCTGCAATTTCACGATGAAACTTGAGCGCTGGCTGTTAAACGTTTGGTATGGCAATGATTGGCTGGGCAAGTACCTGCTGTTGCCGCTGACGGGGGTGTTTTGCGTCTTAGCGGCGTTGAGGCGGTGGCAGCATAAACGCCAACAAGTGAAACATGCCGTGCCGGTCATCGTCGTTGGGAATATTTCGGTGGGTGGCACGGGAAAAACGCCGTTGGTCATTTGGTTGGTGGAACGGCTGCGCGAGGCGGAATTTAAGCCGGGGGTGGTGAGTCGGGGGTATCAACGTCAAGCGGGGGATATTGGTGATGAACCGACGCTGATTAAGCAACGCACTCAAGTTCCTATCGCGATTGGCAGCGACCGTAACCAAGCGATTGCCACTTTGCTGCAACAACACACTTGCGACATCATCATTGCCGATGACGGCTTGCAGCATTACCGCATGGGGCGTGACGTGGAAATCTGTGTGGTGGATGGGCAACGGCGTTTTGGTAACGGTTATTGCTTGCCCGCAGGCCCATTACGCGAATCTATCTCGCGTTTGCAATCCTGCGATTTTGTGATCGTCAATGGCGATACCATGCAAATGCGTGGTGATACCTTGGTGAATTTGGCAACAGATGAAACGCAATTGTTAATGACATGGGGAGACAAAACCGTGCATGTTGTTACTGGCATCGGCAATCCGCAACGCTTCCTCCAGTCGCTTAAACAGGCGGGTTTGCAGGTCATTCCTCACCTTTACCCCGACCATCACGCCTTTACTGGCACAGAATTATGCTTTGACGACACACATCCCATCATCATGACGGAAAAAGATGCGGTAAAATGCCGTCAATTCGCTGGGCAAAACGCTTGGTATCTGCCGATTGAGGCAGTGCTGGATGCGACGCTTGCTCACGCTTTGCTCACCCGTTTACAAGGATTCAAACATGGATAAGAAATTGCTGGAAATTTTGGCCTGCCCCGTCACCAAAGGGCCGCTGATTTACGACAAGGCTAAACAAGAGCTGGTGTCGAAATCAGCGCGGTTGGCTTACCCGATTCGGGATGGCATTCCGGTGATGTTGGAGGAAGAAGCCCGCCCGTTGACTCAAGAAGAAGTGGAAGCATTGCACGAATGAATACAGTGTTGGTGATTCCGGCGCGTTATGCTTCGTCACGCTTGCCGGGCAAACCGTTGCGCGAATTGGCGGGTAAGCCTTTGATTCAGCATGTCCACGAGCGGGCAATGGCAGCCGGTTTTGCTACGGTGCTAGTGGCGACGGATGATGAGCGTATCCAGCGCGTGTGCAGCGATTTTGGGGCGCAAGTTGCCATGACTGCCAGTGCGCACGAAACCGGCAGCGATCGTCTCGCCGAAGTGGTGCAACAACAAGGTTGGGCAGATGACACCATCGTGGTGAATTTGCAGGGGGATGAGCCGCTCACGCCTGTGGCAAATTTGCATCAATTGGCGCGTAATTTGGCGAAATACCCGCAAGCGAGCATGGCAACCTTGGCGACGCCGATTTTCAGCGAAACGGAATTCCTTAACCCTAATGTTGTGAAAGTTGTGCGCGATGCGCAGGGCATGGCATTGTATTTCAGCCGTGCGCCGATCCCGTTGCAGCGCGATACAGGCGTTGCATTAGAGGATTATGCGTTGCGGCACATTGGGATGTACGCCTACCGTGCGGGCTTCTTGAGAGCATTTGCAGGGATGCAGCCCGCGCAAATCGAGCAGTTGGAAAAGCTGGAACAGTTGCGTGCATTGGCGCATGGCTATCGAATTCACGTTGATATTGCAGCGGAAATTCCGGGGGCGGGGGTGGATACCGAAGACGACGCGCTGAGAGTTGCCGCCATCCTCAGTGATCAATAAGTGTCTATTTATAAAGTTGAATATTATTATATTATAATAAGCTATTGTTTTGCTTAATAATAAGCATTTGACAGCTTAATACTCCTCTGTCACTATTTCGCAACAAAAGTTGAGAAATCGCAAAAGTATAATGGAGGAGTGATTATTTATGTTCAGAAAAACTACCCTTGCCGTGTCGGTGTTATTGGCATTAGGCGCTCAATCAGCATTCGCAACCAACGGTCTTGCGCCGACTGGCTTGGGGCAAACTCATAAAGCCATGGGTGGCGCGGCGGCTGGTTTTGCTACAAGCCCCATGAGTATGGCGACTAACCCAGCGGCAGCGTCTTTTGCGCCAGATGGCTATGATGTGGGCTTGGAAATTTTTAAGCCCAATCGTACCGCTACTTTGAAAGCACCTTTTTCTTCGACGGGTGCTGACGCAGAAGCTGACGGTAATGGTGATGAAATGTTCCTCATTCCTGAGGCCGGTTATAAGCGCGATATGAAAGGCGGCTTGTCGCTAGGGGTAGTGCTTTACGGTAATGGCGGCATGAACAGCGCGTATGACCAAGGTGTGCCATTTGATTCACCATTAGGTGCTGGTTCTTTCGGCGGATTGCCCGGAACTTCTACCGGTATTGACCTTAAGCAAGTGTTTATTGCGCCTACAGCCAGCTACAAAATCAATGACAATGTTGCGGTTGGTGCATCCGTCAATTTGGTGGCGCAGCGCTTTGAAGCAGAAGGT
This window harbors:
- the kdsB gene encoding 3-deoxy-manno-octulosonate cytidylyltransferase; the encoded protein is MNTVLVIPARYASSRLPGKPLRELAGKPLIQHVHERAMAAGFATVLVATDDERIQRVCSDFGAQVAMTASAHETGSDRLAEVVQQQGWADDTIVVNLQGDEPLTPVANLHQLARNLAKYPQASMATLATPIFSETEFLNPNVVKVVRDAQGMALYFSRAPIPLQRDTGVALEDYALRHIGMYAYRAGFLRAFAGMQPAQIEQLEKLEQLRALAHGYRIHVDIAAEIPGAGVDTEDDALRVAAILSDQ
- the lpxK gene encoding tetraacyldisaccharide 4'-kinase; its protein translation is MKLERWLLNVWYGNDWLGKYLLLPLTGVFCVLAALRRWQHKRQQVKHAVPVIVVGNISVGGTGKTPLVIWLVERLREAEFKPGVVSRGYQRQAGDIGDEPTLIKQRTQVPIAIGSDRNQAIATLLQQHTCDIIIADDGLQHYRMGRDVEICVVDGQRRFGNGYCLPAGPLRESISRLQSCDFVIVNGDTMQMRGDTLVNLATDETQLLMTWGDKTVHVVTGIGNPQRFLQSLKQAGLQVIPHLYPDHHAFTGTELCFDDTHPIIMTEKDAVKCRQFAGQNAWYLPIEAVLDATLAHALLTRLQGFKHG
- a CDS encoding Trm112 family protein; the protein is MDKKLLEILACPVTKGPLIYDKAKQELVSKSARLAYPIRDGIPVMLEEEARPLTQEEVEALHE